In Poecilia reticulata strain Guanapo linkage group LG1, Guppy_female_1.0+MT, whole genome shotgun sequence, one genomic interval encodes:
- the pld6 gene encoding mitochondrial cardiolipin hydrolase: MSLMWSVKVVGLGVVALSLSLELLGWVFGRCRRRRTLNKVLFFPSKVSCVEHLFSENSACSCFCPLPHGVETSFSCLLRHILSASSSLDLCVFSFSNMDMSRAVLLLHSKGVTIRVLSDKDYSAITGSQIGVLRKAGVCVRCDAGSVHMHHKFAVVDGRLLITGSLNWTLTAVQSNMENIIITEEAKLVQPFIKEFNQIWALNDPALSYKR, from the exons ATGTCACTGATGTGGAGTGTGAAGGTTGTTGGCCTGGGAGTGGTGGCCCTCTCTCTCAGTCTGGAGCTGCTTGGCTGGGTCTTTGGTCGCTGCAGGCGCAGAAGAACCCTCAACAAGGTCCTCTTCTTCCCCTCAAAGGTGTCTTGTGTGGAGCACCTGTTTAGCGAAAATTCTGCTTG CTCATGTTTCTGTCCACTGCCACACGGTGTAGAGACGTCTTTCTCTTGTCTCCTCCGCCACAtcctctctgcctcctcctcactggacctgtgtgttttttctttttcaaacatgGATATGAGCAGAGCCGTGCTCCTGTTACACAGCAAGGGCGTAACTATCCGAGTCCTTAGTGACAAGGACTATTCTGCCATCACAGGTTCACAAATAGGAGTTCTTCGCAAGGCTG GCGTCTGCGTGCGATGTGACGCTGGCTCTGTGCACATGCACCACAAGTTTGCAGTGGTGGATGGCCGCCTGCTCATCACCGGCTCCCTCAACTGGACGCTGACAGCAGTGCAGAGCAACATGGAGAACATCATCATCACGGAGGAGGCAAAGTTGGTTCAACCCTTCATCAAGGAGTTCAACCAGATATGGGCGCTTAATGATCCAGCCCTATCCTATAAGCGCTAA
- the LOC103468483 gene encoding transcription elongation factor 1 homolog — protein sequence MGRRKSKRKPPPKKKMTGDLETQFTCPFCNHEKSCDVKMERSRNTGVISCSVCLEEFQTPITYLSEPVDVYSDWIDACEVANQ from the exons ATGGGTCGACGCAAGTCTAAAAGAAAGCCTCCTCcaaagaagaagatgacagggGATCTGGAAACTCAGTTCACCTGCCCCTTCTGCAACCACGAGAAGTCATGtgatgtcaaaat GGAGAGAAGCAGGAACACTGGAGTAATATCATGCTCTGTCTGTTTGGAGGAGTTCCAGACTCCCATTACCT ATCTGTCGGAGCCTGTAGATGTGTACAGTGACTGGATAGATGCCTGTGAAGTAGCCAATCAGTAG